One window from the genome of Alosa alosa isolate M-15738 ecotype Scorff River chromosome 15, AALO_Geno_1.1, whole genome shotgun sequence encodes:
- the pgr gene encoding progesterone receptor, with product MESINSTVDSCTGKRVNDFIEKYPDAGGDNATGYKETTVCFSTGLSSFGNVTTLCTEPESISESVVLKCVTDKVFNKKYSDRTEEYIKSEHDPWNLSKSFQMKQSVSPESSQSSSASTALQGDMCKFIKDEKEPSLIMDPHGSDLDLTSNVSATNSCYNNGKKQQFDFMVDVPSFPSHSNGQLSSSPNIFVDLNQSNARQPFPESVSGKGMVNYDVINQQASQQHLFICKNEMSRWPLQSSTADSQVWGQPMGMTEEQHHQAAYSSTDGINTGFLQRPSNNYTTYSGMPPQRVCVICGDEASGCHYGVVTCGSCKVFFKRAVEGHHNYLCAGRNDCIVDKIRRKNCPACRLRKCYQAGMMLGGRKLKRFGAMKAMGLPSSLMFQSPMALAGDCQTMTTMPCMPSLRELQLSPQIISILDSIEPEVVYSGFDNSQPDMPNQLLNSLNRLCERQLLRIVRWSKSLPGFRSLHISDQMTLIQYSWMNLMVFSLGWRTFQNVTSEYLYFAPDLILSQERMKKSPIYELCLAMQVIPQEFANLQVTREEFLCMKALMLLNTVPLEGLKSQNQFDEMRQNYIHELTKAIHIKEKGLVASSQRFYHLTKVMDAMHEIVKKVNLYCLSTFIQADAMKVEFPEMMSEVIASQLPKVLAGMVKPLLFHNK from the exons ATGGAAAGTATTAATTCCACTGTAGATTCATGTACTGGCAAAAGAGTAAATGACTTCATAGAAAAATATCCGGACGCTGGAGGCGACAATGCAACTGGCTATAAGGAGACGACGGTTTGCTTCTCCACCGGTCTGAGTAGTTTCGGAAATGTGACAACTTTATGCACAGAGCCTGAATCAATCAGCGAGAGCGTCGTCCTCAAATGCGTAACAGACAAAGTGTTTAACAAAAAGTACAGCGATCGTACGGAAGAATATATTAAATCCGAGCACGACCCGTGGAATCTTAGCAAATCATTTCAGATGAAGCAGTCTGTGTCTCCTGAAAGTTCGCAAAGCTCATCTGCGTCAACTGCATTACAGGGAGATATGTGCAAGTTTATAAAAGATGAGAAAGAACCGTCTCTCATAATGGATCCTCACGGTTCCGATCTTGATCTTACATCAAACGTGTCTGCCACGAACAGTTGTTACAACAATGGCAAGAAACAGCAATTCGACTTTATGGTCGACGTGCCATCGTTCCCAAGCCACAGCAATGGCCAACTCAGCAGTTCTCCGAACATATTTGTCGATTTGAACCAGAGTAACGCACGACAACCATTTCCTGAGAGCGTCTCTGGGAAAGGTATGGTTAATTATGATGTGATAAACCAACAGGCATCTCAGCAGCATCTGTTCATTTGCAAGAACGAAATGTCCAGATGGCCGCTTCAGTCCTCAACTGCGGACAGTCAAGTTTGGGGTCAGCCCATGGGAATGACCGAAGAGCAGCACCATCAAGCGGCATATTCCTCAACTGATGGGATCAACACAGGTTTTCTTCAGAGGCCCTCGAACAACTACACCACATATTCTGG CATGCCTCCTCAAagagtgtgtgtcatctgcGGAGATGAGGCCTCTGGTTGTCACTATGGGGTTGTCACATGCGGAAGCTGCAAAGTATTTTTTAAAAGGGCAGTTGAAG GCCATCATAACTATCTTTGTGCTGGGAGAAATGACTGCATCGTGGATAAGATTAGAAGAAAGAATTGCCCCGCATGTCGTCTCAGGAAGTGTTACCAAGCTGGCATGATGTTGGGAG GACGAAAACTGAAGCGATTTGGGGCCATGAAGGCCATGGGGCTACCCTCGTCCCTGATGTTCCAGTCCCCCATGGCTCTCGCAGGGGATTGCCAGACCATGACCACGATGCCCTGCATGCCCAGCTTAAGAGAGCTCCAGCTCTCCCCGCAGATCATCAGTATACTAGACAGCATTGAGCCAGAGGTGGTCTACTCTGGCTTTGACAACTCCCAGCCTGATATGCCTAACCAGCTGCTTAACAGCCTGAATCGGCTTTGTGAGAGGCAACTTCTGCGGATTGTCAGATGGTCAAAGTCACTCCCAG GATTTCGTAGTCTGCATATTAGTGACCAGATGACGCTGATCCAGTACTCTTGGATGAACCTGATGGTTTTTTCTCTGGGCTGGAGGACTTTTCAAAATGTTACCAGTGAATACTTATACTTTGCCCCTGATCTCATTCTCAGCCA AGAGCGGATGAAAAAGTCACCAATCTATGAGCTGTGCCTGGCAATGCAGGTCATCCCACAAGAGTTTGCTAATCTTCAGGTGACCAGGGAAGAATTTCTCTGCATGAAAGCCCTGATGCTTCTCAACACTG TGCCACTAGAGGGTCTAAAAAGCCAAAACCAGTTTGATGAAATGAGACAGAACTACATCCATGAGCTGACCAAAGCCATCCACATCAAGGAGAAAGGGTTGGTGGCCAGCTCTCAGCGCTTCTATCACCTAACCAAAGTCATGGATGCCATGCATGAG